In Diceros bicornis minor isolate mBicDic1 chromosome 13, mDicBic1.mat.cur, whole genome shotgun sequence, the sequence ACTCTTTTCTCCATATTAACTCACCCAGATACCAGAAAAAAATCAGGTGACAGCCTGCCCAAATTACCAGGTTAAATGGCAGAAACATGGTTCTATACACTGCCCCAATCTTTTAGAAAGATATTCACAAGTCAAAACCAttgcagaaaacaaaaatagcCAAACATACGGTTTTTCCTTGTCTAAGAGGTAGCAGCAGCAACAGCGCCCACCTTCTGGGCAGCTTCTTTCTTGGCATGATGAGCCTGTAGAACGGCCACAGCTTCATCCACCTGTGAGAAATCTCCAGGTGGTCAGTGACATCTGAGGAGAGGCCCCCACCCCTCTCTGGTGCCCCGGCCCAGTGGTGGCTCTGCGGGGGCTGACCGCTTTCCCAGATACCCACACCACAAGCAAGACACGAGAAGGTCAAAGGGCAGCAGTCCCTTCTCTCTGCCGCACCTGGGTGTCCAGGGCCGCCCGTCGTCCTCCCGAGCTGAGTGAGCCCCAGCCGCAGGGTCTGAGGAGCAGCTCACCTTGGAGCGGAGAGACTCAGGGGACTCCAGCATGTGCAGCAGCTCGGAGTTGTCGATCTCCAGCAGCATTCCCGTAATCTTCCCAGCCAGGTTCGAATGCATGGTTTGGATGAGCGGGAACAAACGTTCTCCTGCGGAGAGATATTTCATTAAAAACCAGGTCAAATCCCAGTCAAGAATGGACATGGTGTCCAGGTCGGTCccaggctccggccccctctTCTGCAAGCATGTGGGTCACTCACCCAGCATCTGCTTCTGTTCCTGTGGGGGTGCTGCAGCCAGCATGGAGGCGGTCAGGGGCTCCTGCCCCTGCACATGAACCGCAGGCTGAGGTGCCTGGGAACCAGGAGAGGCAGCGGGTCAGCACCAAGGAAAGCACACTTGACGGTGGTCAAGAGCCTGACCACTCAACATTTGAAAGTCTACTATATGAAAGAGGAGATGGAGGTCGAGTCCTTGCTGTCAAGGAACTAATTTCAGTCTCGGGGGATTGAGGGGTGAGGTGAGGAACAGAGTGGTGTGGACATAAAAAACACAACCAACGACAATACAATGGCATGCTAtttgcaggaaaggaaaatgaataagaaaacaaacctaaAATGCTTAACAATCATCTATCAACTCATTTTAATTTACTCAAGGTTATAAACATCATAAATCACCCAAGGTTACCCAAGATTTTGAAGCTTTGTTAATAAATAAGGTGTAGTGAACATTTGTACACGTAGCCCTTTCCTGAGAATTACAATTTTCCTTTAGGGTGAATTCTCAATAGAGACTGGGTCAAAAGGtatacatatcaaaacatttataATTACATCGTACACCACCATTATTGTACCAAACGTTTTTATTGTATCAAAGGCTTGATGACTGTTCATATGCAATGTCAATGCCAGTCACAGCCCTAAAAGTAGGGCCCTGTAGGCAAAACATACTTCAGAGCATCAAGTTCTAGGAAATCTTCCACTTAGAAAGCAGCTTATGGACTGCAAGGCTGTGTGGCTCCTCCAAGCAAACTACCACTTAGCTTTGCAATAAACCAGTTGCATCTTGGCTTGCCTGAGGAGAACAGCTCTAGAGATAACAAGTTCCGTCTTGGTAAATCTGAGATCTGGGTCTAACTCCCCCACTCCAACTTAACTCTGAAGCTGAACTTCTCATCTACAAGATGAAGTTCTTTCCTGCCTTAATGTACAGATCATTTTGCAGAGTAGCTAAGGATCAACTAGGCCAGTGGATGTGAAAAGCTCAAAGAGCTGAGCACACGTATATTGTAAAAAGGAGAGAAGCACTGTCTCCTCTGGGGCATTTCTGAGTAAACTGTTATCAGGAACAATTTCAAGCCCTGCTCTTCCACTAGAGAGAGCCCCCTCAAGGGCAGTGTCACAACACTGCCTGACACTGAGCAGGTACGTAATACCTATTGAAGGCATCTCTTCAATCAAGTGGAAACAGGAAAAATTCTTTTAGCATTCTGTTTGGGGGATATAGCCTCTCACCTGCAGAGGCTGCATGGCAGGGTGAGGGCTGCGGACACTGGACGCGTATTTGTAAGGTGCAACAGCCCGAGGAGCAGCGGCAGCAACAGCAGCACGAGGTGCTAAGTTCTGCACAGCTGTGGGAACACCTTAGGAAAAGAACAAGTAAAATTAAAGCCCATCAGTCTGGGCAAAGGCCCGTCAAATCCCATCTTTCCCCATTCTGTGTGCATCCAATACCACCTCCAGACTGGCAGCTGTCAGTCAGCCCTTGCTGggcggcaccagccccaccaaaGTCCATAGCCAAGCGGTCCGGGCACTCAGACCCTACAACAGACCAGCAAATGCACATCAGTGTTGGCAGCAGATGTCCAACTGGCCACGTCCCACGGAAGGAGCAATTCCAAAGCATGTTCACACAACACATCACGCATGGGGCAACTACCACTACTTTCGAGGAACAGCCAACAGATAACATACAACTCTTTCCACCTCTCGGAATACAGGACATAGTCTGTAAAAAAGTCTCCTTCTATCTCCCAACCCCACCCAAAAGAACAGGCTGCCTCTGTGGTCATCCAGCTAACAAACTTCTACAACTAACCTTTTTCACGAGTCACCGAGGAGCGAAGATGCTTAAAAGTAACCAACGTTCCTAGAACTCATATTGTTTCTCTGCTCCTTAAATACCTACCTAAGCACACAGCTGATTATAGAACCAAGACTCGAAAAACACGATGAGCTCAACAAACTGACCAACCCTGGGCAGAGCCTAGTCGTCCTGACTCCCTCCTCCCCGGGCCACGCTTCTCAAGGCCAGTTTGCTCACCGACTCTCTGAGCGGTAGTAGGGAGGCCACGAGAGGCCGGAGCATTACCAGTTGGAGCCAGATGGCGAAGAGCTGGACGAGGCCCAGACTGGCGTATAGCACTTGGCATTCCTTGGAAGCCTGGTGAAAAGACAGAAATTGCACATCATTCATCAATGATGTGCACCAGAACCTAGGCTGTTCCTCAGAGGGGGcaaggaggagaggcaggggagACCAGGATAGGTATATCCTGGGTGACCACATCACTATTCCCCACCACCTACCTTGAGGTCTCCCACCTTGCTGCCAGCGTGGATTAGGCCTCATCTGTGCTAACTGGTTAGGTGTATAATATGGAGGTCTTCCCTGAGCCTGTAAGAAAGAGCACCCAAGCCCTTTTATTTTAAGGACCTGAACCCACACTAGAGAAGTACCTCTTCTCATCTCACTACCAAGCCCTATGCTAACTATTCGGGATAGAGGCGCTCTCTATTCAAAAGCTGAAGGGGTCAGTTAATGGGGATTCCTTTACTCTACCCCTGCCACTGTGTGCGTGTGACTGCAAATAAGTCCTTCCTCATTTTACTGGAAGGGTCCTTACACTGACATTCTAGAACTCCAATATCTGAAAATCCCTCTCCCTGACCACTGCAGACTGCAGGAGCAGCTGCCAGTGGGCAGGCTCCAAAGAGCCATGAACAAACAGCAGACCCACCTGTGGAACTGCTGGCACAAAGTAGCCACCAGCTGCAGGCTGGAATTGATTTAAAATGGCATTGGCAGGGAGTGCTCTCATTCCAGCCACCCGCTGCATATACTGGTTGGTCAGGTgagcctttctctcttccttcctctgggcCAGGGCAACATACAGTGGCTTGGAGCCCACGATGCGTCCATTCATCTCAGTGACTGCTTTGGTTGCCTCTTCAGGAGATGAGAAGCAGACAAAGCCAAACCCTTTGCTTCTCCCATCCTCCAGCATTACCTACAAAAGCAGACCAGCTACTTAAGACAAAGGTGTCTGTGTGTTGAGGGGGGCAGCTATAAAGAGCCAGAAAACCTGAGTTCTGCTGCAAGAGTTACCAAATCTGGGTCAGTGATTCTCAGCCCTGTCCCAGGATGTACCCCAGATTAACTAAGTCACAACCTCTAAGGGGAAGACCAAGGCATTTCCTTTGttagatccccaggtgatttgaaAGTTCCCAAATACTATGATATGGCTAATCGTTCAACTAGGATCCCAAAGATGTTTTCTAATGCCCAGAAGCACAACTACCTCTGGGAACCCACAAGAGATCTGGACGGTAGTGTCAAGCAATTTATCTGTAGAACTCATCCGCCCAAGACCTTGGTGAACAAAACTTTGATACTCTCTTAGCAAGCTTAGGATATGCTTCTGAAATACATGGGAGGAAGGAGTTATAAAACCTATGACTGCCATCAATTCAATAGGAATAACACAGCAGAAGAACAACCAGTTGGGAGACAGGCAGCTGGATTCTAGTTTAAGCTCTGCCATTTCTAGGCTGGACAACCTTGACAAATCACTTGttcgccctctctgagcctcatgtcCATGACATACTCTAAGGCAAACAGCTACAAAGCCACACGTCTACTGGTTCAGGCAGTCTTTCTCCACATACAGCCAGTCATTCACAAACGGCTTCTTCCTTACTTGAAAAAGTTATTTATTGCTTTCCCTGGCCTACCTCCTCAGAAGCGTTGGTAGCAATATAACCCTGGGTGCTTGGCACCATTTTGTGTCTTAGCTCACTGTGTAGAGAGCCTCCTAAAGTGGAGGACATGGAAGCCAAGATGTCTATCAACCCAACAACTCTCTACCAATGAGGTGGGCCAATAAGGTGTGTGAAAATAAGTGACAGCGTGATCTTGACAATGGTGCCTGTGAAACTTCAAGATATGATTCTTTTGCTCTCTTCTTGCAAATATCACCTTGACTACTGTGCTAGTAAGCAAGGAGAGGCTATCATTCCTTGCACTGATGGAGGCCAGCCAAAGGGGTGCTAAGAGAGAAGGGGTCAGGAAGTGGGCAACTCCACAGGGTGGCCCCTGGCCAACTCCCTGCTACAACTGATAATGCTCTAAGATTGTGAGTAACTTAAGCTAAGGGCCAGGGCAGGGTCACCAAGTCTTTACTAGCCCACTTGGCCTCCTTTCTCACCACCTACAAGGACTTTGTGACATCTGCTACACCTCTGCTGAGAGGACTAGAGTATCATGCTGTGACCCAAAACTTCCAGATGTCATCAGTTCCCTCCCCAAGTGCCAGGGACATGCAGTATACCATCCTCATGTAACCAGCATTCTCTTGCTCAAGGActcaaattcctgatctttaaaatGGGGTTCATAAGCCGTGGTTCAGTTCACCCTACTAACTCAGCCGATGTGATTATCAAAGAAAATCAAGGAAATGATGCAAATTGTAAAACGTGGAAAAACCAACTTCTCGAtcccctttcctccttctttaTAAAACCAGGATGCAAGTTCCCAACCCCAGCTCCAAAATCCACAAAATATCTTCATTCAAGGAGAAAGTGTGGCAGAGTTGTAGAGACAGGCCCCAagacaaatggaaaacaacccgTCTGGATTTCCTCTGCTCATACTGTAGCACCATCTGTCCCCACACCAGCACAAAGCAGCAAAGAATGGGAAAGATTCAGGTGCTCTGGGAGGGTCAGCAGGGCGGGACGGGGTCAGATTCCTCGCCATACCCCAATGCTTGGGAGACAGGGCAATATTAACCTAATGAAATGTCCTTCTCCAGAGCATATACTCAGATGGGTAATTGAACGCCAGGAGGAATTTGCTGGGTTAATGTGGTAGTCACTCCCAGAAATGAACACAATTTAGATCCTACTCCCTCAATGAAACAATGCCAATAAACCTCTAAAAGACTACTACTTCTGCTTTCGATCCCAAAATCTCAGTGTAAAATACCTTTGCACTGGTGATTGATCCAAAAGGAGAAAACTCTTTCCTTAACTTCTCATCATCAATGGTGTCATCCAAGTTCTTAATGTAGAGATTTACCCCCTGAAGCAAAAGGATCATTAATAATTACACTTCTGTATACCCCATATATTCCCTAACacaggttctcaaagtgtggtccccagaccagcagcatgagCATCTTTAGGTACTTgacctcctctttttcctgaggaacattggccctgggctaacatctgtgcccatcttcctctactttatgtgggacgccgccacagcatggcctgacaagcggtgcatcggtccacacctgggatccgaacctgtgaattccaggccaccgaagtggagcacgcacacttaaccgctatgccaccgggctggccccctaagaTTCTGATAGGACCATCAATGTAGTCACATGCCATTAACACCTTTCCTCACAGCCGCTCTGGCTGACCACTCACCCCAGCAGGACTCTTCTTGCCACCATTCCAAACAAAGGGGTACCATTTAAGTAAAAGGAACCCACATGACTAAGAACACACTGAGGCCTCCAGAATAGAGTccctaaatgaataaattaacctCTTTCGTCCTTGTTCTAGTATCGCTGCTGTATCTAGTAGGTATAGCCTTTTAAACTTAACGATCTTGGGAGAaatgagaggaagagcagacttCAAGTCTCCAAAGAGAAAgtctgctggggccggccccgtggcgtagtggttgagtttggcatgttctgcttcagtggcccgggttcacaggttcggatcctgggtgtggacctaacaccactcgtcagccacactgtggcagtgacccacataaacaaaaaaaaaaaatgtagaagactggaacagatgttagctcagggctaatcttcctcaagcaaaaaaaaaaaaaagaggaagactggcaatggatgttaactcagggctaatcttcctcaggaaaaaaaaaaaacaacagaaagcctGCTAAATATAAGGGCACTTCGCAAATATTTCATAGTAAAGCCCTACTGGTAGGCTGTGCCATGACCACCTCTCACCTGGTATCGACTAATTCTCTCTTGTTTCAGCTGTTCAAATTTCCGTTTTAACTCAGCCTGTCGTTCCACTTTCTTCTGTGCACGGCCTACAAAAATGACTTTCCCACTGATTTCTTTTCCATTCATCTCTTCCACAGCCTAGAGGAAATACATGTCTTTAAATCAAGAGGCAAGGGCCTTGCTCTAGAAGTCTCTAAGTCCCACCAAATattgagagaaagaaatattttacaaacTAACTTCATTCTGTCTCTGCAGTCAGCTCAGCAAACCCAAACTTCCTTATCAGCAAAATGGGGTTAATATTTAAATGGGTTATTGGTCTAGATAATACAGAAAAAACTAGTACAGCTGTATAAATATAAGCATGGTAGACATGAGTCTAGCTTGATTATCTAGTTGCCACTAAATTTCTCAGGTTCTTTTGTGGGTATTAAGTGATACACGTCGAGGGCCTACTACAACGCTTCACCCACCAGTAGCTGCTGTGCTATTATCAAATCAGCAGCCCTGTGGCCTTTAGTTCCCTCACTCATGAATGAGAACAAAAATCTGTCCTATTTTAACCTACAGGGTAAACAGCTGAGGTGACAGGTATGTGCCGAGTGCTTTAGCAACAGTTAAATGATACATTAACACATGAAATCCctcaagaagacaattctcaagTACAGGAATGGCCTCACTACAGATACTTAGATAATTCCAGCTCCACTCTAGGTGCTAGCaaggccctgccctgcccactctGGGGCCACTTCCTACAAAGTTTTCCCCACCCTTGTGGTACTCTCACCTTATTAGCATCCTCGTGTTTCTCGTAACTCACAAAGCCAAAGCCTTTGGATTTCCCACTGGGATCTCTCATCACCTTGACACTTAGGGTCTTACCTATTACCAAAGGACAGAACTATTAGTAACACCATCTCTACCACAGCTTCTCTAGGAGCCCACGTGAAGCACACCTCTTGCTGAACCCAGATGGACTCTAAGAAAGAGGCATCATTCTGACCAAGCTGCTGAGATGGCCTTGGAGATGGGATGAGGCAGGATGAAGCCAGGAGCTGAGACCTGGAGCCTATTCCTATCTACCCTGTAACCTCTGTCATGCAAAGTATTTTACTTCTGGGTCTGGGTGCTCTCAACTCTTAAATAAGTAAAAACAGATGAATTCTAGGTTTGGTGGACTATAAAAGGGGATACACGGGACAAAGGACCCTGACTTACCAAACTGGCTGAATAGCTCTTTCAGACTCTCATCATCCACCTCTTCCCCAAAGTTTTTTATATAAACATTGGTGAATTCCTTGGCTTTGGCTCCAAGCTCGGCTTCTCGCTCTTTTCGAGACTTGAATCTGCCCacaaacctaaaaagaaaccatgAAAAACAGTGATCATCCAGAGGAACAAAACATGATTTCCAGGGGCCCAAAGGAACGCAGGTTAAAGGCTGACAGGAGAGGTTAAAACACACGAGTCCCCATCCAACCACCAGGAGACCAAGCTCAGAGACGCCCCAACTccccagcagaaagagaaagaggaaggaccgtcctgCAAGGACCAGCCCCAGGGGCTCCTGGCTCAGACCAGGGCTACTCCTACCACATGACACTGCCTTCGTGAAGAAACCTGATGACCATGTTTTTAAAACGTTCATTTCTGTACATCTATGTAAATGCATAGAAAAGGTCTGGAAGGATACAAACCAAACTGTTAACAGTGGTTAATCCTGGCAGTGAGATTGTCGGAGTGAACGAAGAGGTAGCCTTTGCTTTTTCAGTTTACTCATTTTGGAGTTGTTTACACTTAATAGAAAAATGTATCCATACGTTCAAAGTCTTTAGATTTCTTTCTAGTGATATCTTTGGAAGACCTGACCACTGGGCACATACATATGTAACCCATGCCCTGGTCTTTTCAACAACACCAAGGACAGAAATGAGTTTTGCTCGTGACAGCTGAGACTTActgtcccttctcctctccctgtgtGGCTCGGCTAAGATCCCCCTCTCTCCACTCTGCAATAACCACACCAAAGCAACAAGGTCTATTATGAAGTGTCTTTTGCAATGGGATGAGATTTTTTTCATTGTAACCAAATTAAGTATTTCTGTGGAGCCAGCCTTGTATTAGAAAGCCACTGAGTCATAAGTCAGCCAAGTGGAGATCTGGGGACAATTTGGCACCAACCCCTAGTGAGTGACCCCATGGACAGACCTGAGTCACAGGAaggccaaggtcacatagctagtataCAGCTCCTGGTCAGTTCAGGGCCCTCTCCACTCTGCCGCTGGCAAAGACCCCTGCTCAGAGTGGGCTTAGAGCTGCCTTCCAGCCAGCCCCAGCTGCTGATGCTCACAAAACCCACGGACAGATGCTTTTAAGGGAGAGGCGGCAGGCAGGCCATGGCTTGGGCAGGAAGCCCACCCTGGCGAGTCAAAAGGGCTGCCACGGCTCGGGCAGGGAGACTCACCAGCCCTGGAGTGGAGAGGTAGGAGCAGGCCACACTTGGGCCGAGAGAACCAGTAGCTGCCTTGTGTGTGCCAGTTAATACCGAGGTGGGGCCACGGCTGGCTCATGCGATGGTTGTTGCTCCAGACTGGGACACTCACACTTTGCGGTCATTGAGGAGCATGCCGTTCATCTTCTCGATGGCCTTGTCAGCAGCCTCTTGGGTCTCGAAGTGGACAAAGGCATAACCCTTAGAGCCGTTCTCGTCACACACCACCTGTCAAAGACAAGGCAGCCACTTTAGCGCCACTGACCAGCTCCAGAGTCGAGAACCACGTGGTCTCCCACTCAGGGCCTCCTGTTCTGAGAGGCCTCTAGCCCATCCATGGTCAAAACCCAGGAGACCACAGCATGTAAGGTTTTTCTAACATGCAGCACAGCACCAGGGACCTAGTCATGTTCCATCTACAAAAGGTAGCCACTATTAGGCTGTGTCTATCcaaatgttttcttatttcattaaaaaacatttaGAGATCTGGGTGCAAAACCATGGTGCTGCAGAAAAACAAACCATTTTCCAAGCCTGCAATAGAATTTCAGTCTAGTGTGGAGTAAGACACGTAAACCACCACCACACAAGTTGTACAAAATTCTCCACATAAACAGGTGCGTGGAGAAGGAAGAGGGTGAATTTACGCTTCTAAAATGACGGAGTACAGCTTCCTGGAAACCAGAGGCATGCTCtggccctctcctcccccacctccccacccccacccaaaaGAGAAACCTTTTGATGCTTCCCAAGCTAGAAAACAGGAAGgatatttcaggcagagggaagaataaACAAAGACACGAAAGCACCTGCTGGTTATGCTGGGTTGTGGCACGAGATTATCTACAGGGAACTTTTAGGCTTCAGGGCCATTTCCAGCATTTTGAAAATGACCATACCCTGCCACCCAATTCTAAGGTAGTTCCTCATTTAGTATTTATCTTCTTTTCAGGATTCAGTAATTATTCTGCTAAAATCATTTAATCAATGTTTACCTTGCAGGACAGAATGTTTCCAAAAGCAGAAAAAGTATCATAAAGTGCCTTGTTATCTATAGATTTGTCCAGGTTCTTGATGAAGACGTTTCCCACACCAGATTTTCTCAAAGAGGGATCCCTCTGAGACCACATGATACGGATTGGCTTTCCCTTAATCACATCAAAGTTCATGGTATCCAAGGCCCGCTCAGCTGCaagagaaaaacacattttagTCAAGAATATAAAACGTCACCTCACACAGGTGACTGCTACCATCCTAGGAACAAGGACTCCAGGGCTTTTCAAGGTAATCACTCTGACAAAAGGCAACTCTATTAAAATTAAAGGGCATTAGACTCCTCTAGCCTGCGTTGCTACTGAGGGTAGAATAAGTTCTAGCCCATCACTCTACTTCATGACGGAAGTCTCAGCCCCTCTGGGTCTGCATCTTTGTTGGATAAGATGCTCTAAATGGCCTTATGGCACCAAGATCAAATGATAGCACCTCACATTTCACCAAGCTTTATCATTTATAAAAGACTTTGCAGCATTCTACCCACCGTGAAGAAGGTGGTACAGGCGAAATTatccattttataaaatgaacAAACTTATGTTCAGGAAACTAGCAATTAAAAAACCAACACCCGATTTTCTGATTATCTTTTGGTAAGGTATTGCATCAAAGTTATCGCCGAGCTACCCTTCAGTCTACAATTCGTCTAGGAGACAAACGACAAAACAAAATCTGTGAGAAACGGATCCCTGAATTCAGCCCAGTTTCTTCGATTTTCAATTTCTGAGAACAGAAATTGACTCAGACAAAAAAGCCTCAATCACCAAAAGGATAAATACTAATGGTCACGCACATAAATGTTCTTTGTATCATGAGAACAAGAAAGATGAAACGGCAACTCCTTTCTGCCTAAGCAGACAGTGCAGGCAGGCCTTGCACCTAGTGGTTTCCAGGTCTTCTGAAGCCTTAATCTGACTTCCATGGAATCCCAGGACTTCAAATGCCTTGGTGCCCAACCAACTTCTCCATCGAGGGCCTTGGGATGCTTCCTTGGCTTCCCAACCAAATCCATGTGTGCACCATGGAGACCATTTAAAAGACCAGAAGCTAAAATATATCATATGCCAGCAAGAACACTTCTCTTCACTGGTGGTAAAAAGATACAGAGCTGGTGGTCACTTGCCCTGACTTATGCGAAGATATCAGCCAGACTCTCCTCCATCCAGTGGTGCGGAGCTGTGTTTCTCCCACCTCAAGGCACCATCTCACTTAGAGCACACAAAATTCCCTAACTGCCTCCACAAGCTCAGCTGCTCAGGCAGCCACGGGAGCATCTccttttcagttattatttctcacCACCGTTTCTCCCTTCCTCAGGTGGGCTCCTCAGTATGGGAGGAGAGGAGATCAGGGAAAGGGGGGACAGAGCAGATCCAAGTCAGGAAAAGTCCAGGTGCAGAAGAGTTCGCTTGTGATGGCCAGCTGTGATCACAGCCTGGGACCCCCAAACTGTTTTCATTAATTAGCAGCGAAGGAGCCCATTTCAACACAGCTTCTCGTCTATTTCCAGGCGGCGCCGCAGAAGGCAAGTCGGCTTAGTCTGACAAATCTGACTGCACTTATTTATAGCAGAGAGAGGTCCTGCAGAGGTATGTGTTGGCAGACACATTGACCAATGGCTTCTGCTACTATCTCTAAGTGACAGGACTTTTGttcagaagagtcaagaaggaggCAACAGCCAATGCACCCACTACTCCCAGCTAATAAGGCCACACCCAGCTATCTCCTTTGTGCCCTGTGGCCAGACACCACTCAGctcagagcacactgaactcggTGGTAGCAGTGCCTCGTGTCTCTCAACAGGTCCAGTCCTGTGCAAGTGACATTCTCTGTGCTTCACGGACAGTGAACAAAGTGGGGACGAAAATAGGGACCTGGAGATCCtttgccacagaatggcttgttTCTCCCAGTGATGGTCTCTACAGTTGTTCCCTTTTAATCTGGAGTCACGTGCAGCCCCCGATTAGGTTTCCTCTGGCCTCACTCCTGCCACGCCTGCAGCATACCTCTCCACCGCTCTGAGCTAAGGCCCCAATCTGGACGGGCAGAGCACTGCACTGACGGTCCCAGCTTAGCCTCCAACCTTTTGcagttccttttccttctcaGGAGTTCTATTTTCTTCAGATGGGATGAAGTAAAGGTTCCGACAACTGGAAAGCACTGTTCACAGGTGAGGCGATAGTCTCCACCAGCCCAGTGGATTTCCAAGCGACGCTTCCCCAGACTACTTGGATACCCTTCTCCACAGACCAGGGCTTTGTCCAGAGAGCAAAGAACTCCTCCACCCCACTGGCAAGCAAACGCCCAGACCAGGGAGCTGGCCTGGCACCTGCAGCTCTGGTGGTGCTAACACATGCGCCCGCTCACGCTGAACACACGGAATTGCTCCCCTGCTTCCCACCTGCCCTGAAAGACCCCTTATCAGCACAAAATCAAAGACTCTTAGTCAAGGGTAAAGGTAGGGGAAGAGGCAGCAGCTTTGCCACCTAAAATTGTTGCAGGATTTGTGTTTCAACCACTCTGTCTTTTTGGCAGGCCTGTGAGGGGCGCAAGCCCATGCCCACTGACCAGGCAAGGGTCTCTAACAGCCCAGCCCCACTGGAGCAGGACCACAGACACAATGGGAGAACCATTTCCCTCTGATCCCACTTTACGGTCTCCTTGGGTTCCAACCCCACAGTCACCACTGAttagcccaaggtcacccagttagCAAGTGGTGGACGCAGGACTGAAACTCGGGTCACCTGATGCCAGGATCCTTGTTCTAAACCCCCGCATCCTGTTCCCCACTATGGCTTCTGTGGCAATGTGTTGTCCTGAGGCCCCCTCCGTGGGCGTGGGGACCCGCGTGGAGGCTGACTCCTTGGGTCCCCTGGGATCCCACGAATGTGTGGACATCGCTTCTACTCACCGTCAGCCGGCTGCTGGAAGTTGACGTAGGCATAACCCAGGGAGCGGCGGGTGATCATATCGCGGCAGACCCGGATGGACAGCACAGGCCCCGCAGGACTGAACTTTTCATACAGCATGGCCTCGGTGACGTCCGAGTGCAGGTCACCCACGTACAGGGAGGCCATGGGGTAGCTGCTGGCTGCAGCGTtcatctccccagcccccaccacccCGAGCCCCGCCAGGAGGACTTCTTAGAGGGACCCCACAGGACAAAAGGGGCTCTTCTCGGAGCCGTGGCCCGCGCCGCGGCTCACAGGTGGCAGAGGGAAGCTCAGGGAAGCTGGAGTCGGCTCAGAGAGACAGAAGACCGCCCAGAGTTGTTCAGGGACGGCTCGCACGAGACTGCAAAACCACAGACAAAAGGCTCGCAAAAACAATATGGCCCTCCCTGGGAGTTTGTAATTTTCAGCTGTCCTGGTCTGAAGCTccaaatttccaaaaaaaaaaaaaaaattaaaatggggaCTCCCCTCCA encodes:
- the PABPC4 gene encoding polyadenylate-binding protein 4 isoform X1, whose translation is MNAAASSYPMASLYVGDLHSDVTEAMLYEKFSPAGPVLSIRVCRDMITRRSLGYAYVNFQQPADAERALDTMNFDVIKGKPIRIMWSQRDPSLRKSGVGNVFIKNLDKSIDNKALYDTFSAFGNILSCKVVCDENGSKGYAFVHFETQEAADKAIEKMNGMLLNDRKVFVGRFKSRKEREAELGAKAKEFTNVYIKNFGEEVDDESLKELFSQFGKTLSVKVMRDPSGKSKGFGFVSYEKHEDANKAVEEMNGKEISGKVIFVGRAQKKVERQAELKRKFEQLKQERISRYQGVNLYIKNLDDTIDDEKLRKEFSPFGSITSAKVMLEDGRSKGFGFVCFSSPEEATKAVTEMNGRIVGSKPLYVALAQRKEERKAHLTNQYMQRVAGMRALPANAILNQFQPAAGGYFVPAVPQAQGRPPYYTPNQLAQMRPNPRWQQGGRPQGFQGMPSAIRQSGPRPALRHLAPTGNAPASRGLPTTAQRVGSECPDRLAMDFGGAGAAQQGLTDSCQSGGVPTAVQNLAPRAAVAAAAPRAVAPYKYASSVRSPHPAMQPLQAPQPAVHVQGQEPLTASMLAAAPPQEQKQMLGERLFPLIQTMHSNLAGKITGMLLEIDNSELLHMLESPESLRSKVDEAVAVLQAHHAKKEAAQKVGAVAAATS
- the PABPC4 gene encoding polyadenylate-binding protein 4 isoform X2, encoding MNAAASSYPMASLYVGDLHSDVTEAMLYEKFSPAGPVLSIRVCRDMITRRSLGYAYVNFQQPADAERALDTMNFDVIKGKPIRIMWSQRDPSLRKSGVGNVFIKNLDKSIDNKALYDTFSAFGNILSCKVVCDENGSKGYAFVHFETQEAADKAIEKMNGMLLNDRKVFVGRFKSRKEREAELGAKAKEFTNVYIKNFGEEVDDESLKELFSQFGKTLSVKVMRDPSGKSKGFGFVSYEKHEDANKAVEEMNGKEISGKVIFVGRAQKKVERQAELKRKFEQLKQERISRYQGVNLYIKNLDDTIDDEKLRKEFSPFGSITSAKVMLEDGRSKGFGFVCFSSPEEATKAVTEMNGRIVGSKPLYVALAQRKEERKAHLTNQYMQRVAGMRALPANAILNQFQPAAGGYFVPAVPQAQGRPPYYTPNQLAQMRPNPRWQQGGRPQGFQGMPSAIRQSGPRPALRHLAPTGSECPDRLAMDFGGAGAAQQGLTDSCQSGGVPTAVQNLAPRAAVAAAAPRAVAPYKYASSVRSPHPAMQPLQAPQPAVHVQGQEPLTASMLAAAPPQEQKQMLGERLFPLIQTMHSNLAGKITGMLLEIDNSELLHMLESPESLRSKVDEAVAVLQAHHAKKEAAQKVGAVAAATS
- the PABPC4 gene encoding polyadenylate-binding protein 4 isoform X4; translated protein: MNAAASSYPMASLYVGDLHSDVTEAMLYEKFSPAGPVLSIRVCRDMITRRSLGYAYVNFQQPADAERALDTMNFDVIKGKPIRIMWSQRDPSLRKSGVGNVFIKNLDKSIDNKALYDTFSAFGNILSCKVVCDENGSKGYAFVHFETQEAADKAIEKMNGMLLNDRKVFVGRFKSRKEREAELGAKAKEFTNVYIKNFGEEVDDESLKELFSQFGKTLSVKVMRDPSGKSKGFGFVSYEKHEDANKAVEEMNGKEISGKVIFVGRAQKKVERQAELKRKFEQLKQERISRYQGVNLYIKNLDDTIDDEKLRKEFSPFGSITSAKVMLEDGRSKGFGFVCFSSPEEATKAVTEMNGRIVGSKPLYVALAQRKEERKAHLTNQYMQRVAGMRALPANAILNQFQPAAGGYFVPAVPQAQGRPPYYTPNQLAQMRPNPRWQQGGRPQGFQGMPSAIRQSGPRPALRHLAPTGVPTAVQNLAPRAAVAAAAPRAVAPYKYASSVRSPHPAMQPLQAPQPAVHVQGQEPLTASMLAAAPPQEQKQMLGERLFPLIQTMHSNLAGKITGMLLEIDNSELLHMLESPESLRSKVDEAVAVLQAHHAKKEAAQKVGAVAAATS